One part of the Eptesicus fuscus isolate TK198812 chromosome 20, DD_ASM_mEF_20220401, whole genome shotgun sequence genome encodes these proteins:
- the LOC103297028 gene encoding C-C motif chemokine 3-like, whose amino-acid sequence MKVSGAALAVLLCTMALCSQVFSVPVGADTPTACCFTYAPRQIPRKFIVDYFETSSQCSQPGVIFQTKRGRQVCANPSEDWVQEYVADLELNA is encoded by the exons ATGAAGGTCTCCGGGGCTGCCCTGGCCGTCCTCCTCTGCACCATGGCCCTCTGCAGCCAGGTCTTCTCTGTACCAG TTGGTGCTGACACCCCGACCGCCTGCTGCTTCACCTATGCGCCTCGGCAGATTCCACGTAAATTCATCGTCGACTATTTTGAGACCAGCAGCCAGTGTTCCCAGCCTGGTGTCAT CTTCCAAACCAAAAGAGGCCGGCAGGTCTGTGCCAACCCCAGTGAGGACTGGGTCCAGGAATACGTTGCTGACCTGGAGCTGAATGCCTGA
- the LOC103297150 gene encoding C-C motif chemokine 3-like has product MKFLEATILVILCARVLYAQEEERLDPPLICCMTYTPRKIPRKVVADYIKTSDKCPLNGVVFITTRGRQICANPSDAWVQEYINNLKEIPQGVSFPMGSRDAD; this is encoded by the exons ATGAAGTTCCTTGAAGCTACCATCCTGGTCATCCTCTGCGCCAGGGTCCTCTACGCCCAAGAGGAAG AACGCCTTGACCCCCCACTCATCTGCTGCATGACCTACACGCCCCGGAAGATCCCCCGCAAAGTTGTGGCTGACTATATTAAGACCAGCGACAAGTGCCCCCTAAATGGTGTTGT CTTTATCACCACAAGGGGCCGGCAAATCTGTGCCAATCCCAGCGATGCCTGGGTTCAGGAATACATCAACAACTTGAAGGAGATTCCCCAGGGGGTCAGTTTCCCAATGGGCAGCAGGGATGCTGACTAG